A single Vidua chalybeata isolate OUT-0048 chromosome 20, bVidCha1 merged haplotype, whole genome shotgun sequence DNA region contains:
- the LOC128798324 gene encoding glutamine-rich protein 2-like isoform X1, with product MATSLDTLSLSQMLDLAIGMPQKGAIHFAALRKLLQAVLEHLDVQYLSSQEPWPGQLSGPSLADLATDMGKMKREMEDYKKHMSKVLREEIAGIKAENSRISEDMRKIQKSQSHMAGNMKKIQEMQDKDTTLIRDLHEEIDKIKTTQMCMEGDIKKIKESLALMKKMGEDLKKLRQDAAKWKEESSKEISQQIEALRQETKRDLQKMGEQQEMRNAMLEQLVTETANKVNEQLGGTGEPTVGLLEELEGENGDCSSCTFNIRAHLGKLLQRCEKLQEKVECLESRQMAMGKLKKMMRNWGQLEHDHERLRYMEATVVRMKGDCEKLSFVSGTLQKDSEQKQKAIEMLFQSLEKLQKEKTDEQDVLAAIDVKADKAALGSKVNCSQFEANMERLDERMQELQSRISDQEQHFNTMQQQLNLVVEEKLDRLELKTFSSQMEDSWSRNMEELENRLMRENAAGIKKQLPVPFTCLSCDRMLTVQVPGQSPRTLPYLQPLPPSKEPQHSQRRPVAHGSVPGVPPSSGDHQSSSSTMQNNKASPQRIGQPQDFLTVQKKPSVTQLLDRDGHISRGRIDQHPMAIRTQHASGPAVSREHRTSTAPRHISWAPGLVQPLQPRRTSTAPSQLGRTQRPVLDLGHLVRSEKRL from the exons aTGGCAACATCCCTGGACACACTCAGCCTCTCCCAGATGCTGGATCTCGCCATCGGGATGCCCCAGAAGGGAGCCATTCACTTTGCAGCCTTGCGAAAACTGCTGCAGGCCGTGCTGGAGCACCTGGACGTGCAGTACCTGAGCAGCCAGGAGCCGTGGCCGGGCCAGCTGAGTGGCCCCTCACTTGCTGACCTGGCCACTGACATGGGAAAGATGAAGAGGGAGATGGAAGACTACAAGAAACACATGTCCAAG GTTCTTCGTGAGGAGATTGCTGGcataaaggcagaaaattccCGCATATCAGAGGATATGAGGAAGATCCAGAAGAGCCAG TCCCATATGGCAGGGAACATGAAGAAGATCCAGGAGATGCAGGACAAG GACACGACTCTCATCCGGGATCTCCATGAGGAGATTGACAAAATAAAGACAACACAGATGTGCATGGAAGGAGACATAAAGAAGATTAAGGAGTCCCTTGCCTTA ATGAAGAAGATGGGAGAGGACCTTAAAAAGCTGAGGCAGGATGCAGCCAAGTGGAAGGAAGAGAGCAGTAAGGAGATCTCTCAGCAAATAGA GGCTTTGCGGCAGGAGACAAAACGTGATCTGCAGAagatgggagagcagcaggagatgaggaatgccatgctggagcagctggtgacAGAGACAGCCAACAAAGTGAACGAGCAG cttGGCGGTACAGGAGAGCCAACTGTGGGCCtactggaggagctggaaggggaGAACGGAGACTGCTCCAGTTGCACCTTCAACATCAGAGCGCATTTGGGGAAGCTCCTCCAGCGCTGCGAGAAACTCCAGGAGAAGGTGGAATGCCTGGAGTCCCGGCAGATGGCCATGGGAAAGCTCAAGAAAATGATGAGGAACTGGGGCCAG cTGGAGCACGACCATGAGCGGCTGCGCTACATGGAGGCTACAGTTGTACGGATGAAAGGAGACTGCGAGAAGCTCAGCTTTGTTTCTGGGACCCTGCAGAAAGACTCTGAACAAAAGCAGAAGGCAATCGAG atgCTGTTCCAGtctctggagaagctgcagaaggagaaaacagatgAGCAGGATGTTTTGGCAGCAATAGATGTG AAGGCGGACAAAGCTGCCTTGGGCAGCAAAGTCAATTGTAGCCAATTTGAAGCAAATATGGAGCGTCTGGATGAGAGGATGCAGGAGTTGCAGAGCCGGATTTCAGACCAGGAGCAGCACTTCAACACtatgcagcagcagctcaaccTTGTGGTGGAAGAGAAG CTGGATCGCCTGGAGCTGAAGACTTTCAGCTCCCAGATGGAGGACTCCTGGAGCAGGAACATGGAGGAACTTGAGAATAGGCTGATGCGTGAAAACGCTGCTGGCATTAAGAA GCAGCTGCCAGTCCCTTTCACGTGCCTGTCCTGTGACCGCATGCTCACCGTGCAGGTTCCTGGCCA gtCCCCCAGGACACTCCCGTATTTGCAGCCGCTGCCCCCCAGCAaggagccacagcacagccaaag GAGGCCGGTGGCCCATGGCAGTGTCCCCGGTGTGCCACCGAGCTCTGGGGaccatcagagcagcagctccacgaTGCAGAACAACAAGGCTTCCCCACAGAGAATCGGTCAGCCCCAGGACTTCTTGACAGTCCAGAAAAAG CCCAGTGTGAcccagctgctggacagagatgGACACATCTCAAGGGGCCGTATTGACCAGCATCCTATGGCGATCAGGACACAGCATGCATCAG GCCCTGCCGTCTCACGAGAGCACCGGACAAGCACAGCCCCCCGACACATCTCATGGGCACCAGGGCTCGTGCAGCCTCTCCAGCCCCGCCGGACATCAACAGCCCCCAGCCAGCTGGGAAGGACTCAGCGCCCAGTGCTCGATCTGGGACATCTTGTCAGAAGCGAGAAGCGCCTGTGA
- the LOC128798324 gene encoding glutamine-rich protein 2-like isoform X2 has translation MATSLDTLSLSQMLDLAIGMPQKGAIHFAALRKLLQAVLEHLDVQYLSSQEPWPGQLSGPSLADLATDMGKMKREMEDYKKHMSKVLREEIAGIKAENSRISEDMRKIQKSQSHMAGNMKKIQEMQDKDTTLIRDLHEEIDKIKTTQMCMEGDIKKIKESLALMKKMGEDLKKLRQDAAKWKEESSKEISQQIEALRQETKRDLQKMGEQQEMRNAMLEQLVTETANKVNEQLGGTGEPTVGLLEELEGENGDCSSCTFNIRAHLGKLLQRCEKLQEKVECLESRQMAMGKLKKMMRNWGQLEHDHERLRYMEATVVRMKGDCEKLSFVSGTLQKDSEQKQKAIEMLFQSLEKLQKEKTDEQDVLAAIDVKADKAALGSKVNCSQFEANMERLDERMQELQSRISDQEQHFNTMQQQLNLVVEEKLDRLELKTFSSQMEDSWSRNMEELENRLMRENAAGIKKRRDPVQ, from the exons aTGGCAACATCCCTGGACACACTCAGCCTCTCCCAGATGCTGGATCTCGCCATCGGGATGCCCCAGAAGGGAGCCATTCACTTTGCAGCCTTGCGAAAACTGCTGCAGGCCGTGCTGGAGCACCTGGACGTGCAGTACCTGAGCAGCCAGGAGCCGTGGCCGGGCCAGCTGAGTGGCCCCTCACTTGCTGACCTGGCCACTGACATGGGAAAGATGAAGAGGGAGATGGAAGACTACAAGAAACACATGTCCAAG GTTCTTCGTGAGGAGATTGCTGGcataaaggcagaaaattccCGCATATCAGAGGATATGAGGAAGATCCAGAAGAGCCAG TCCCATATGGCAGGGAACATGAAGAAGATCCAGGAGATGCAGGACAAG GACACGACTCTCATCCGGGATCTCCATGAGGAGATTGACAAAATAAAGACAACACAGATGTGCATGGAAGGAGACATAAAGAAGATTAAGGAGTCCCTTGCCTTA ATGAAGAAGATGGGAGAGGACCTTAAAAAGCTGAGGCAGGATGCAGCCAAGTGGAAGGAAGAGAGCAGTAAGGAGATCTCTCAGCAAATAGA GGCTTTGCGGCAGGAGACAAAACGTGATCTGCAGAagatgggagagcagcaggagatgaggaatgccatgctggagcagctggtgacAGAGACAGCCAACAAAGTGAACGAGCAG cttGGCGGTACAGGAGAGCCAACTGTGGGCCtactggaggagctggaaggggaGAACGGAGACTGCTCCAGTTGCACCTTCAACATCAGAGCGCATTTGGGGAAGCTCCTCCAGCGCTGCGAGAAACTCCAGGAGAAGGTGGAATGCCTGGAGTCCCGGCAGATGGCCATGGGAAAGCTCAAGAAAATGATGAGGAACTGGGGCCAG cTGGAGCACGACCATGAGCGGCTGCGCTACATGGAGGCTACAGTTGTACGGATGAAAGGAGACTGCGAGAAGCTCAGCTTTGTTTCTGGGACCCTGCAGAAAGACTCTGAACAAAAGCAGAAGGCAATCGAG atgCTGTTCCAGtctctggagaagctgcagaaggagaaaacagatgAGCAGGATGTTTTGGCAGCAATAGATGTG AAGGCGGACAAAGCTGCCTTGGGCAGCAAAGTCAATTGTAGCCAATTTGAAGCAAATATGGAGCGTCTGGATGAGAGGATGCAGGAGTTGCAGAGCCGGATTTCAGACCAGGAGCAGCACTTCAACACtatgcagcagcagctcaaccTTGTGGTGGAAGAGAAG CTGGATCGCCTGGAGCTGAAGACTTTCAGCTCCCAGATGGAGGACTCCTGGAGCAGGAACATGGAGGAACTTGAGAATAGGCTGATGCGTGAAAACGCTGCTGGCATTAAGAA ACGCCGTGACCCTGTGCAGTGA